In the genome of Fusobacterium necrogenes, one region contains:
- a CDS encoding beta-ketoacyl-ACP synthase III, which produces MKFKSVGIKGLGYYVPEKKMTNFDFEKIIDTSDEWIRTRTGIEERRFAAPDQATSDLCVEAARKAIEASGIVKEDIDMILVATCSPDYLVQATACLVQKKLNLKSIPACDLNAACSSFIYGLTVATGMIKGGVYKNILVIGAETLSRIIDMQDRNTCILFGDGAAAAVVGEVEDGYGILSSYLGAEGEDEEVLRTPAGGTKKPNTMETIANRENFLKMKGQEVFKFAVHALPNATSQALEKAEIKAEDLFMVFPHQANVRIIESAAKRLNLPIDKFYMNLQRFGNTSSASVGLALGEALEKGMIKKGDMIALTGFGAGLTYGSIIMKWAY; this is translated from the coding sequence ATGAAGTTTAAAAGTGTAGGTATAAAAGGATTAGGGTATTATGTACCAGAGAAAAAAATGACTAACTTTGATTTTGAAAAAATAATAGATACAAGTGATGAGTGGATAAGAACAAGAACAGGAATTGAAGAAAGAAGATTTGCTGCTCCAGATCAGGCTACTTCAGATTTATGTGTAGAAGCAGCTAGAAAAGCAATAGAAGCTTCAGGAATAGTAAAAGAGGACATAGACATGATATTAGTAGCTACATGTAGTCCAGATTATCTTGTTCAGGCTACAGCTTGTTTAGTTCAAAAGAAATTGAATTTGAAGAGTATACCAGCCTGTGATTTGAATGCTGCTTGTAGTAGTTTTATATATGGACTTACTGTAGCAACAGGGATGATAAAAGGAGGAGTGTATAAAAACATTCTAGTTATAGGTGCCGAAACTCTTTCAAGAATAATAGATATGCAAGATAGAAACACTTGTATATTATTTGGTGATGGGGCAGCTGCAGCGGTAGTGGGAGAAGTAGAGGATGGGTACGGAATTTTATCTTCATATCTAGGAGCTGAAGGAGAAGATGAAGAAGTTTTAAGAACTCCAGCTGGTGGAACAAAGAAACCAAATACCATGGAAACAATAGCAAATAGGGAGAACTTTTTAAAAATGAAAGGGCAAGAGGTATTTAAATTTGCAGTACATGCTTTACCTAATGCAACAAGTCAAGCATTAGAAAAAGCTGAAATAAAAGCTGAAGATTTATTTATGGTATTCCCGCATCAAGCAAATGTGAGAATAATAGAATCAGCAGCAAAAAGATTGAATTTGCCTATTGATAAATTTTATATGAATTTACAAAGATTTGGGAATACATCGTCTGCTTCTGTAGGATTAGCATTAGGAGAAGCGTTGGAAAAAGGAATGATAAAAAAAGGAGATATGATAGCTCTTACAGGATTTGGAGCCGGACTTACTTATGGTTCTATAATTATGAAATGGGCATACTAA
- the fabD gene encoding ACP S-malonyltransferase, which produces MSKIAFVFPGQGTQYVGMGKELYENNEIAKQEFDNLFSKLDFDLKTVMFEGPEEILKETKNTQPAIVSMSLILKKLLEAKGIKADYVAGHSVGEYAAFGAAGYLSIEDTVKLTSARGKFMSEVAQKINGGMAAIIGLDSDKIVEVLKGVEGVVEAVNFNEPKQTVIAGEKEAIAKACEALKEAGAKRAMPLAVSGPFHSSLMKEAGEKLKDEAEKYEFNMTDIKLVANTTAEILTSIEAIKNEIYRQSFGPVKWVDTIKKLKSEGVTTIYEIGPGKVLAGLIKKIDKEIEVKNIEKLEDLLNI; this is translated from the coding sequence ATGTCGAAAATAGCTTTTGTTTTTCCGGGACAAGGGACCCAATATGTTGGAATGGGAAAAGAACTATATGAGAATAATGAAATAGCTAAACAGGAATTTGATAACTTATTTTCAAAATTAGATTTTGATTTGAAAACAGTTATGTTTGAAGGACCGGAAGAAATATTAAAAGAGACTAAGAATACGCAGCCAGCAATAGTATCTATGAGCTTAATTTTAAAAAAACTATTAGAGGCCAAGGGAATAAAAGCTGATTATGTGGCAGGACATTCAGTTGGAGAGTATGCTGCTTTTGGAGCAGCTGGCTATTTATCAATAGAAGATACGGTGAAACTTACTTCAGCTAGAGGTAAATTTATGAGTGAGGTAGCTCAGAAAATAAATGGAGGAATGGCTGCTATAATTGGATTAGATTCTGATAAAATAGTTGAAGTCTTAAAAGGTGTAGAAGGAGTAGTAGAAGCTGTAAATTTTAATGAACCTAAGCAAACTGTAATAGCTGGAGAAAAGGAAGCTATAGCAAAAGCTTGTGAGGCTTTAAAAGAAGCTGGTGCGAAAAGAGCTATGCCATTAGCTGTATCAGGACCATTTCATTCATCACTTATGAAAGAAGCTGGAGAGAAATTAAAAGATGAGGCTGAAAAATATGAATTTAATATGACTGATATAAAGTTAGTAGCAAATACAACAGCTGAAATTTTGACATCAATAGAAGCTATAAAAAATGAAATATATAGACAGAGTTTTGGACCAGTAAAATGGGTAGATACTATAAAAAAATTGAAATCTGAGGGAGTAACAACTATTTACGAAATAGGCCCTGGAAAGGTATTAGCTGGACTTATAAAAAAAATTGATAAAGAAATTGAAGTAAAAAATATAGAAAAACTTGAAGATTTGTTAAATATATAG
- the acpP gene encoding acyl carrier protein: MLDKVREIVVEQLGVDPEQVVPEANFVEDLGADSLDTVELIMAFEEEFDVEIPDTDAEKIKTVQDVIDYIESK, translated from the coding sequence ATGTTAGATAAAGTAAGAGAAATAGTAGTTGAGCAATTAGGAGTAGATCCTGAGCAAGTAGTACCTGAGGCAAATTTTGTAGAGGATTTAGGAGCAGACTCACTAGATACAGTTGAATTAATAATGGCTTTTGAAGAGGAGTTTGATGTAGAAATTCCTGATACAGATGCTGAAAAAATTAAAACAGTTCAAGACGTTATTGATTATATCGAATCTAAATAA
- the fabF gene encoding beta-ketoacyl-ACP synthase II, with amino-acid sequence MNRVVVTGIGLITALGTGIEKSWKRIIAGETGVGKIESYDATDMSVQIAAEVKDFDPIEFGIEKKEVKKLARNTQFAIAATKMALEDSKLVIDENNAEDVGVIVSSGIGGIEIFEAQHQAMLEKGVKRISPFTIPAMIANMASGNIGIYFGAKGPNKSIVTACASGTHSVGDAFEIIKNGRAKVMITGGTEAAITPFAMNGFANMKALSTRNDEPEKASRPFSADRDGFVMGEGAGILILEELEYAKARGAKIYAEVVGYGETCDAYHITAPVDGGEGAARSFKMALKEGNINLEEVTYINAHGTSTPANDKNETAAIKAVFGDHAKNLMVSSTKGATGHGLGAAGGIEAVIIAKAIFEGVVPPTINYDNPDEDCDLNYVPNVAVEKEIDVAMSSSLGFGGHNAVIAMRKYK; translated from the coding sequence GTGAATAGAGTAGTAGTTACAGGAATAGGACTTATAACTGCATTAGGAACGGGTATTGAAAAGAGTTGGAAAAGAATTATAGCTGGGGAAACAGGAGTAGGGAAAATAGAATCTTATGATGCTACTGATATGTCTGTACAAATAGCAGCCGAGGTAAAAGATTTTGATCCTATTGAATTTGGAATTGAGAAAAAAGAGGTAAAAAAATTAGCTAGAAACACTCAGTTTGCTATTGCAGCTACAAAGATGGCATTGGAGGATTCTAAATTAGTAATTGATGAAAATAATGCTGAAGATGTAGGAGTAATAGTTTCTTCTGGTATAGGTGGAATTGAGATATTTGAAGCTCAACATCAAGCAATGTTAGAAAAGGGAGTAAAAAGAATATCTCCATTTACTATTCCAGCTATGATAGCTAATATGGCTTCTGGAAATATAGGAATATATTTTGGGGCAAAAGGACCTAATAAATCGATAGTTACAGCTTGTGCATCAGGAACACATTCAGTAGGAGATGCTTTTGAAATAATAAAAAATGGAAGAGCAAAAGTTATGATAACTGGAGGAACTGAAGCAGCTATTACTCCATTTGCTATGAATGGATTTGCTAATATGAAAGCTTTGTCTACAAGAAATGATGAGCCAGAAAAAGCTTCAAGACCTTTTAGTGCTGATAGAGATGGATTCGTAATGGGAGAAGGAGCGGGAATATTAATTCTTGAAGAACTTGAATATGCAAAGGCAAGAGGAGCAAAAATTTATGCTGAGGTGGTAGGATATGGAGAAACTTGTGATGCTTACCATATTACAGCTCCAGTAGATGGTGGGGAAGGAGCTGCAAGATCATTTAAAATGGCTCTTAAAGAGGGAAATATAAATTTAGAGGAAGTAACGTATATAAATGCACACGGAACATCTACCCCTGCAAATGATAAAAATGAAACAGCAGCAATAAAAGCTGTATTTGGAGATCATGCTAAGAATTTAATGGTTTCATCAACAAAAGGGGCAACAGGTCATGGATTAGGTGCAGCTGGAGGAATAGAAGCCGTTATTATAGCTAAAGCTATATTTGAAGGAGTAGTTCCACCTACAATAAATTATGATAATCCAGATGAAGACTGTGACTTAAATTATGTGCCAAATGTAGCAGTAGAGAAAGAGATAGATGTAGCTATGTCAAGTTCATTAGGTTTTGGAGGGCATAATGCTGTAATAGCTATGAGAAAATATAAATAA
- the rnc gene encoding ribonuclease III, translating into MKKNYLDFEKNLGYSFKNKELLKNSLIHRSFGNEHRRYKKISNERLELLGDAVLDLVVTEYLYRSYANSTEGDLAKVKSMVVSEPVLAGISKKLQVGKYLLLSRGEELTGGRERSSILGDAFEAILGAIYMDSNFETAKEFVLTHIKNLIDTVDSNEEILDFKTILQEYSQKIYRVIPEYVVVKEIGPDHQKMFEIEAKINNGIDEEQSDIGTGKNKKTAEQAAAKALCKKLGVKIHETL; encoded by the coding sequence ATGAAGAAAAATTATTTAGATTTTGAAAAAAATCTTGGTTATTCTTTCAAAAATAAAGAACTTCTAAAAAATTCACTTATTCATCGTTCGTTTGGAAATGAGCATAGAAGATATAAAAAAATAAGTAATGAAAGACTAGAACTGCTAGGAGATGCAGTTCTAGATCTTGTTGTTACTGAATATTTATACAGAAGTTATGCTAACTCAACAGAAGGAGATCTAGCAAAAGTCAAATCGATGGTAGTGAGTGAACCAGTTTTAGCTGGAATTTCTAAAAAATTACAAGTAGGGAAGTATCTTTTGCTTAGTAGAGGAGAAGAACTAACTGGTGGAAGAGAAAGAAGTTCTATACTAGGAGATGCTTTTGAGGCTATCTTAGGAGCTATATATATGGATTCAAATTTTGAAACTGCTAAGGAATTCGTATTAACACATATAAAAAATTTGATAGATACAGTTGATAGTAATGAGGAAATTTTAGATTTTAAAACAATTCTTCAAGAATATAGTCAGAAAATTTATAGAGTTATTCCAGAATATGTAGTTGTAAAAGAGATAGGTCCAGATCATCAAAAAATGTTTGAGATAGAAGCAAAAATAAATAATGGTATAGATGAAGAACAGTCAGATATAGGGACTGGGAAAAATAAAAAGACTGCC